In Janthinobacterium rivuli, a single genomic region encodes these proteins:
- a CDS encoding polyhydroxyalkanoic acid system family protein, translating into MADINIVQQHKLTAEKAREAAQQVADKLAQEYDLACAWDGDVLRFERSGVDGSLTLEKEQAQLQIKLGFMLSAFASTIEGKIAEKMRKVFTETV; encoded by the coding sequence ATGGCGGATATAAATATAGTTCAGCAACATAAGCTGACAGCAGAAAAGGCGCGCGAAGCGGCGCAGCAAGTGGCCGACAAGCTGGCCCAGGAATATGACCTGGCGTGCGCCTGGGATGGCGACGTGCTGCGTTTCGAGCGCAGTGGCGTCGATGGGTCGCTGACCCTGGAAAAAGAGCAGGCGCAACTGCAAATCAAGCTGGGCTTCATGCTCAGCGCCTTCGCTTCCACGATTGAAGGCAAGATCGCCGAGAAGATGCGCAAGGTGTTTACCGAGACAGTTTGA
- a CDS encoding FKBP-type peptidyl-prolyl cis-trans isomerase, whose product MTTTTTASGLQYIDTVVGEGAEAQAGNNVVVHYTGWLQNDDGSAGSKFDSSKDRNDPFEFPLGAGRVIQGWDEGVQGMKVGGKRQLIIPAALGYGARGAGGVIPPNATLIFDVELLGV is encoded by the coding sequence ATGACCACCACCACTACCGCTTCCGGCCTGCAATACATCGATACCGTCGTTGGCGAAGGCGCTGAAGCGCAAGCCGGCAACAATGTTGTCGTGCATTACACGGGCTGGCTGCAGAACGACGACGGCAGCGCCGGCTCGAAATTTGACTCGAGCAAGGACCGCAACGATCCATTCGAATTCCCGCTGGGCGCAGGCCGCGTCATCCAGGGTTGGGACGAAGGCGTGCAAGGCATGAAAGTGGGCGGCAAGCGCCAGCTGATCATCCCTGCGGCACTGGGCTATGGCGCACGCGGCGCCGGCGGCGTGATTCCACCGAACGCCACCCTGATTTTCGACGTCGAACTGCTGGGCGTATAA
- a CDS encoding protealysin inhibitor emfourin, giving the protein MKISARSSGGFAGLSEQYEIDTQAHPAGPGLEAALASSGFFTHPQATGEQVGADIPQWQITVDAPAARRTITFAEDGSAENARWQQLLTQIRASA; this is encoded by the coding sequence ATGAAAATTTCAGCCCGCAGCAGCGGCGGCTTTGCCGGCCTGAGCGAACAGTACGAGATCGATACGCAGGCCCACCCGGCCGGCCCCGGGCTGGAAGCGGCACTGGCCAGCAGCGGCTTTTTCACGCACCCGCAAGCCACGGGCGAACAGGTGGGCGCCGATATCCCTCAATGGCAGATCACCGTCGACGCCCCTGCCGCGCGCCGCACCATCACCTTTGCCGAGGATGGCAGTGCTGAAAATGCACGTTGGCAACAGTTACTGACGCAAATACGCGCCAGCGCCTGA
- a CDS encoding EI24 domain-containing protein has product MRNVLNSYGRAFLSQLHGRILLLSVAPFILSLVLWGGLLYVGLQPLIDSLHALFTQYDFFRTSGQVLSTFGLGVLKAVIVPLIAMFMLLPLMILTALIFMGLFAMPAIGRHIGGRHFPQLDKKHGGSLLGSVATSLATFLLFILVWVLMLPLYAFPPAALAGQAVLWGWLTYRVMAYDAMADYASAEERHAIMREQRWPLLAIGMVSGAAGAVPGMLWMGGVMSVVFFPFLAAFAIWLYVLIFIFTGLWFQYYCLEALSRLRGVRGMTDVAPADA; this is encoded by the coding sequence ATGCGTAATGTGTTGAATTCGTATGGCCGTGCTTTCCTGTCGCAATTGCATGGCAGGATATTGCTGCTGAGCGTGGCGCCCTTCATCCTCTCACTGGTGCTCTGGGGCGGATTGCTGTATGTGGGCTTGCAGCCGCTGATCGACAGCCTGCATGCGCTGTTCACGCAGTACGATTTCTTCCGCACCAGCGGCCAGGTGTTGTCCACCTTTGGCCTGGGCGTGCTGAAAGCCGTGATCGTGCCGCTGATCGCCATGTTCATGCTGCTGCCGCTGATGATCCTGACGGCGCTGATCTTCATGGGCCTGTTCGCCATGCCGGCCATCGGCCGCCATATTGGCGGACGGCACTTTCCGCAACTGGACAAGAAGCATGGCGGCAGCCTGCTCGGCAGCGTCGCCACTTCGCTGGCGACATTCCTGCTGTTTATCCTGGTCTGGGTGCTGATGCTGCCCCTGTACGCGTTTCCGCCGGCCGCACTGGCGGGGCAGGCCGTGCTGTGGGGCTGGCTGACGTACCGCGTGATGGCGTACGACGCCATGGCCGACTACGCCAGCGCGGAAGAGCGCCACGCCATCATGCGCGAGCAGCGCTGGCCCCTGCTGGCCATCGGCATGGTGTCCGGCGCGGCCGGCGCCGTGCCGGGCATGCTGTGGATGGGCGGCGTGATGTCGGTGGTGTTTTTCCCCTTCCTGGCGGCGTTTGCCATCTGGCTGTATGTGCTGATCTTTATCTTTACGGGTTTGTGGTTCCAGTATTACTGCCTGGAAGCACTGTCGCGTTTGCGGGGCGTACGCGGCATGACCGACGTGGCGCCGGCCGACGCCTGA
- a CDS encoding polysaccharide deacetylase family protein — protein MMKRLTFAGCVPAMLLCASAMLSPAHAAAPVPAAQAAQAPAASSAPAACKGTIYMTFDTGSQSQAQLIADVLNQRHVKATFFLANEKTTRGDYSLDASWAPYWKARVAEGHAFGTHTFDHVYWKKDLANGLIQVKPQFGKDGGKLASFTDKQFCEELRRVDTRFQELTGHKLDPFWRAPGGYTSPRTQAAGSACGYQHAGWAPAGYSGDELPSDKYPNAMLLKKALANLRSGDIFIAHMGIWSRKDAWAPANLDALIGGLQDKGFCFATLREHPAYAQKKGQP, from the coding sequence ATGATGAAACGCCTCACTTTCGCGGGCTGCGTGCCCGCCATGCTGCTGTGCGCCAGCGCCATGCTGTCGCCCGCGCATGCCGCCGCACCGGTGCCGGCAGCCCAAGCCGCACAGGCTCCAGCCGCATCTTCGGCCCCGGCCGCTTGCAAGGGCACGATCTACATGACCTTCGACACGGGCAGCCAGTCGCAAGCGCAGCTGATCGCCGACGTGCTCAATCAGCGCCATGTGAAGGCAACTTTCTTCCTGGCCAATGAAAAGACCACGCGCGGCGACTATTCGCTCGATGCCTCGTGGGCGCCGTACTGGAAAGCCAGGGTCGCCGAAGGCCATGCATTCGGCACGCATACGTTTGACCACGTGTACTGGAAGAAGGATCTGGCCAACGGCTTGATCCAGGTCAAGCCGCAGTTCGGCAAGGATGGCGGCAAGCTCGCTTCCTTCACCGACAAGCAGTTCTGCGAGGAATTGCGCCGCGTCGATACGCGCTTCCAGGAGTTGACCGGGCATAAGCTTGACCCGTTCTGGCGCGCGCCGGGCGGCTACACGTCGCCGCGCACCCAGGCGGCCGGCAGCGCCTGCGGCTACCAGCATGCGGGCTGGGCGCCGGCGGGGTATTCGGGCGATGAACTGCCCAGCGATAAATATCCGAACGCCATGCTGCTGAAAAAAGCCCTGGCGAACTTGCGCAGCGGCGACATTTTCATTGCGCACATGGGCATCTGGTCGCGCAAGGATGCGTGGGCGCCGGCCAACCTCGACGCCCTGATTGGCGGATTGCAAGACAAGGGGTTCTGCTTTGCCACCCTGCGCGAGCATCCTGCCTACGCGCAAAAGAAGGGCCAGCCATGA
- the proV gene encoding glycine betaine/L-proline ABC transporter ATP-binding protein ProV, with the protein MAKQIIIDHVFKVFGDKPEEALELVHQGASKQDILAKTDCTIGVFDATFTIEAGEIFVIMGLSGSGKSTLVRMLNRLIEPTAGRILIDGNDINTLPDAQLRALRRKDISMVFQSFALLPQITVLDNTAFGMELAGMPKAERHALAQQALEQVGLDGYGASYPDELSGGMQQRVGLARALACDPSILLMDEAFSALDPIIRTEMQSELLRLQQIKRRTIVFISHDLDEAMRIGDRVAIMKDGHVVQVGTPEEILRKPANDYVRNFVRGVDAAAVFKASDIARKSQIVVSESPSRGSRAALSMLEEQDRAFAYVVNPQRKFLGVVSADSLRSALDGHVGPLGLAHAYLPDVQTINADEPVAGLFGQVAQLPYAVPVVADDGSFRGAISKTTLLKFLDRDTPAIAEQQQKGQA; encoded by the coding sequence GTGGCAAAACAAATCATTATCGACCATGTGTTCAAAGTGTTCGGCGACAAGCCAGAAGAAGCACTTGAACTCGTTCATCAGGGCGCCAGCAAGCAGGACATCCTGGCCAAGACTGACTGCACCATCGGCGTTTTCGACGCCACCTTTACCATTGAAGCGGGCGAGATATTCGTCATCATGGGCCTGTCCGGTTCGGGCAAGTCGACCCTGGTGCGCATGCTGAACCGTTTGATCGAGCCGACCGCCGGCCGCATCCTGATCGACGGCAACGACATCAATACCTTGCCGGACGCCCAGTTGCGCGCCCTGCGCCGCAAGGACATCAGCATGGTGTTCCAGTCGTTCGCGCTGCTGCCGCAAATTACCGTGCTCGACAACACTGCCTTCGGCATGGAACTGGCGGGCATGCCCAAGGCCGAGCGCCATGCGCTGGCCCAGCAAGCGTTGGAGCAGGTAGGCCTGGATGGCTACGGCGCCAGCTATCCCGACGAATTGTCGGGCGGCATGCAGCAGCGCGTGGGCCTGGCCCGTGCGCTGGCTTGCGATCCATCGATTTTGCTGATGGATGAAGCGTTTTCCGCGCTCGATCCAATTATCCGTACGGAAATGCAATCGGAACTGCTGCGCTTGCAGCAAATCAAGCGCCGCACCATCGTCTTCATTTCGCATGATCTCGACGAAGCCATGCGCATCGGCGACCGCGTCGCCATCATGAAAGACGGCCACGTGGTGCAAGTGGGCACGCCGGAAGAAATTCTGCGCAAACCAGCCAACGATTACGTGCGCAACTTCGTGCGCGGCGTCGATGCGGCGGCCGTGTTCAAGGCCAGCGATATTGCCCGCAAGAGCCAGATCGTCGTGTCGGAATCGCCGAGCCGCGGTTCGCGCGCCGCGCTGTCGATGCTGGAAGAGCAGGATCGCGCGTTTGCCTACGTCGTCAATCCGCAGCGCAAGTTCCTTGGCGTCGTGTCGGCCGATTCGCTGCGCAGCGCGCTCGACGGCCATGTTGGTCCGCTGGGCCTGGCGCATGCCTACCTGCCCGACGTGCAGACCATCAACGCAGATGAGCCAGTCGCCGGCCTGTTCGGCCAGGTGGCGCAACTGCCTTACGCCGTCCCTGTGGTGGCCGATGACGGCAGCTTCCGCGGCGCCATCAGCAAGACAACCTTGCTGAAGTTCCTTGACCGCGACACGCCAGCCATAGCCGAACAACAACAGAAAGGACAAGCATGA
- a CDS encoding GNAT family N-acetyltransferase codes for MTPSLISQVSLAHAADLPRLFDVWHLSVRATHDFLADSDIAFLMPFVREELARVTAERLLHVLRADDGVAYAFLCVEHARIEMLFVHPDRRGSGAGRNLVQYAIVKLQATAVDVNEHNTQAHGFYRHLGFTVENRSPLDPFGKPFPILHLKLAENG; via the coding sequence ATGACACCATCACTGATTTCCCAGGTTTCGCTGGCGCATGCCGCCGACCTGCCCCGTTTGTTCGACGTCTGGCACCTGTCCGTACGCGCCACCCACGATTTCCTCGCCGATAGCGATATCGCCTTCCTGATGCCCTTCGTACGCGAAGAGCTGGCCAGAGTGACGGCCGAACGCCTGCTGCATGTGCTGCGCGCCGATGACGGCGTCGCTTACGCCTTCCTGTGCGTCGAGCACGCCAGGATCGAAATGCTGTTCGTGCATCCGGACCGGCGCGGCAGCGGTGCCGGCCGCAATCTGGTCCAGTACGCCATCGTCAAGCTGCAAGCCACGGCCGTCGACGTCAACGAACACAACACGCAGGCGCATGGCTTTTACCGCCACCTGGGCTTTACCGTGGAAAACCGCTCGCCGCTTGACCCGTTCGGCAAGCCTTTCCCCATTTTGCACCTGAAACTGGCCGAAAACGGCTAA
- the proX gene encoding glycine betaine/L-proline ABC transporter substrate-binding protein ProX, with the protein MHQIDNFKVTQKSQRKFQLFSALAIAAMALTTSLAMAQTPAVAADVLPGKGVKVQPLQSSIAEETFQTMLVDKALEKLGYEVQPIKEVEYPTAHIAIANGDATFMAVHWDPMHKDFYNNAGGDAKLLRTGQYAGPAAQGYLIDKATAEKYNITNIDQLRDPTLAKLFDHDGDGKADLTGCNPGWGCEALIENHMDAYKLRETVTHVQGSYAALIADTLGRYKRGEPILYYTWTPYWVSGVLVPGKDVIWLKVPFSANPDKVNTRLDDGSDYGFAVNTARIVSNKAWAEKNPAAAKLFEVMQLPVADINAQNERMRRGENTQADIARHTAGWIKFHQQKFDGWIAQALAAAKK; encoded by the coding sequence ATGCATCAAATTGACAATTTTAAAGTGACGCAAAAATCGCAACGCAAGTTCCAGCTGTTTTCCGCCCTGGCGATTGCCGCCATGGCCCTGACCACCAGTCTGGCCATGGCGCAGACGCCGGCCGTGGCCGCCGATGTGCTGCCCGGCAAGGGTGTCAAGGTGCAGCCGCTGCAAAGCTCGATCGCGGAAGAAACCTTCCAGACCATGCTGGTCGACAAGGCGCTGGAAAAGCTCGGTTATGAAGTGCAGCCGATCAAGGAAGTGGAATACCCGACGGCGCATATCGCCATCGCCAACGGCGACGCCACCTTCATGGCCGTGCACTGGGACCCGATGCACAAGGATTTTTATAACAATGCGGGCGGCGACGCCAAGCTGTTGCGCACGGGCCAGTATGCCGGTCCTGCCGCGCAAGGTTATCTGATCGATAAGGCAACGGCGGAAAAGTACAACATCACGAATATCGACCAGCTGCGCGACCCGACCCTGGCCAAGCTGTTCGACCATGACGGCGATGGCAAGGCCGACTTGACGGGCTGCAACCCGGGCTGGGGCTGCGAAGCGCTGATCGAGAATCACATGGATGCGTATAAATTGCGCGAGACGGTGACGCACGTGCAGGGCAGCTATGCGGCCCTGATCGCCGATACCCTAGGCCGCTACAAGCGTGGCGAACCGATCCTGTACTACACGTGGACGCCGTACTGGGTCAGTGGCGTGCTGGTGCCGGGCAAGGACGTGATCTGGCTGAAAGTGCCATTCTCGGCCAATCCGGACAAGGTGAATACCCGCCTCGACGATGGCAGCGATTACGGTTTTGCCGTCAACACGGCACGCATCGTGTCGAACAAGGCCTGGGCCGAGAAAAACCCGGCCGCGGCCAAGCTGTTCGAAGTGATGCAGCTGCCCGTGGCGGACATCAATGCGCAGAATGAGCGCATGCGCCGCGGCGAAAACACGCAGGCCGATATCGCCCGCCATACGGCCGGCTGGATCAAGTTCCACCAGCAAAAGTTTGACGGCTGGATCGCGCAGGCGCTGGCGGCAGCCAAGAAGTAA
- the proW gene encoding glycine betaine/L-proline ABC transporter permease ProW, with protein MNPSTVSTVEAVVEQPAAQINPWALTPPTDASTAWLDAAAPAVQPEHATGFHLTQIFDGSLPLESWINQGLGWVVAHFRPFFQAVRAPIDSVLSGVEGVLLAAPSLTVIAIIGLLAWQFTSRTLAVGTVLALLVVSMLGIWPEAMTTLSLVLTSLAFCLAIGLPLGIFLASSDRAQNILRPLLDAMQTTPAFVYLVPVVMLFGIGNAPGVIVTIIFALPPLVRLTNLGIRQVRPDLIEAARAYGASPWQLLTRVQFPLAMPSIMAGINQSLMLSLSMVVIASMIAVGGLGQMVLRGIGRLDMGLATVGGLGIVLLAITLDRLTQAMGQPRRGVRHWYQTGPAGFVLRLVRGNAQKNNVEQQATLANAQ; from the coding sequence ATGAACCCCAGCACCGTTTCCACAGTAGAAGCTGTTGTTGAACAGCCAGCCGCGCAAATCAATCCCTGGGCGCTGACGCCGCCGACCGACGCCAGCACTGCCTGGCTGGACGCCGCCGCGCCTGCCGTGCAGCCGGAACATGCGACCGGCTTTCACCTGACGCAGATTTTCGACGGCTCGCTGCCGCTGGAAAGCTGGATCAACCAGGGCCTGGGCTGGGTTGTCGCCCATTTCCGCCCTTTCTTCCAGGCAGTGCGCGCGCCGATCGACAGCGTGCTGTCCGGCGTGGAAGGCGTGCTGCTGGCGGCCCCGTCGCTGACGGTGATCGCCATCATCGGCTTGCTGGCGTGGCAATTTACCAGCCGCACGCTGGCCGTCGGCACCGTGCTGGCGCTGCTGGTCGTGTCGATGCTGGGCATCTGGCCCGAAGCCATGACGACCTTGTCGCTGGTATTGACGTCGCTGGCGTTCTGTCTGGCCATCGGCTTGCCGCTGGGTATTTTCCTTGCCAGCAGCGACCGCGCGCAGAATATCCTGCGCCCCCTGCTCGACGCCATGCAGACGACGCCTGCCTTCGTCTATCTGGTGCCGGTGGTGATGCTGTTTGGTATCGGTAATGCCCCAGGCGTGATCGTGACGATCATCTTTGCCCTGCCGCCGCTGGTGCGCTTGACCAACCTCGGTATCCGCCAGGTGCGTCCCGACCTGATCGAAGCGGCACGCGCCTATGGCGCCTCGCCGTGGCAGTTGCTGACCCGAGTGCAGTTTCCGCTGGCCATGCCATCGATCATGGCCGGTATCAACCAGTCGCTGATGCTGTCGCTGTCGATGGTCGTGATCGCCTCGATGATCGCCGTCGGTGGCCTGGGCCAAATGGTATTGCGCGGTATCGGCCGCCTGGACATGGGCCTGGCAACCGTCGGTGGCCTGGGCATCGTGCTGCTGGCCATCACCCTGGACCGCTTGACGCAAGCGATGGGCCAGCCACGCCGTGGCGTGCGCCACTGGTACCAGACGGGTCCTGCGGGTTTCGTGCTGCGCCTGGTGCGCGGCAATGCACAGAAAAATAATGTTGAACAGCAAGCTACGCTGGCCAACGCACAATAA
- the fdxA gene encoding ferredoxin FdxA — protein MTHVVTESCIACRYTDCVDVCPVDCFREGPNFLAIDPDECIDCAVCVAECPVNAIFAEEDVPGDQQAFIKINVDLARNWPSITKTKAALPEAEQFKDVKDKLDMLVR, from the coding sequence ATGACCCACGTTGTCACCGAATCCTGCATCGCCTGTCGCTATACCGACTGCGTCGATGTCTGCCCGGTAGATTGTTTCCGGGAAGGCCCGAACTTCCTGGCGATCGATCCGGACGAATGTATTGACTGCGCCGTCTGCGTGGCAGAATGCCCGGTGAACGCGATTTTCGCGGAAGAAGACGTGCCGGGCGACCAGCAAGCCTTCATCAAGATCAACGTCGATCTGGCGCGTAACTGGCCGTCGATCACCAAGACGAAGGCTGCCTTGCCGGAAGCCGAGCAATTCAAGGACGTCAAGGACAAGCTCGACATGCTGGTGCGCTAA
- a CDS encoding beta-propeller fold lactonase family protein gives MFRSLRRLVFSSLCLVSAISTAQAEVVVVLNSRDATVQLLDQKTYAPLSTFAVGKEPHHLMETPDGKSLIVASSVGNELIFLDPVSGQIQRRISNILDPYQIGFSPDQKWFISNSLRLDRIDLYRYDGKNLTLAKRIPLPKLPSHMAFTADSTMAFITQQGSNQVSAIDLATQTVKWTMPVGPAPAGITMTPDGKHLLVGIMGSDYVEVIDWRTQKTVKRIKAGAGTHNFRALGDNRMTFVSNRVSNTINIIDQQTLENVGTINVPGGPDCMEITPDGKTMWVTLRWIKKVAVIDLTTRKVIKTIPVGRSPHGVYFATHSPRM, from the coding sequence ATGTTCCGCAGTCTACGCCGCCTTGTTTTTTCCTCGCTGTGCCTGGTTTCCGCAATATCGACGGCGCAAGCCGAAGTGGTGGTGGTGCTCAATTCCCGTGATGCCACGGTGCAACTGCTGGACCAGAAAACCTATGCTCCCCTGTCGACCTTTGCCGTCGGCAAGGAACCGCATCATCTGATGGAAACGCCGGACGGCAAGTCGCTGATCGTCGCCAGTTCCGTCGGCAACGAGCTGATTTTCCTCGACCCCGTCTCGGGCCAGATCCAGCGCCGCATCAGCAACATCCTCGACCCGTACCAGATCGGTTTTTCGCCGGACCAGAAATGGTTCATTTCGAATTCGCTGCGCCTGGACCGCATCGACCTGTACCGCTACGACGGCAAGAACCTGACCCTGGCCAAGCGCATCCCGCTGCCGAAACTGCCTAGCCACATGGCGTTCACGGCCGACAGCACCATGGCCTTCATTACGCAGCAGGGCAGCAACCAGGTCAGCGCCATCGATCTGGCCACGCAAACCGTCAAATGGACGATGCCTGTCGGCCCGGCGCCGGCCGGCATCACGATGACGCCCGATGGCAAGCATTTGCTGGTCGGCATCATGGGCAGCGATTACGTGGAAGTGATCGACTGGCGCACGCAAAAGACCGTCAAGCGCATCAAGGCGGGCGCCGGCACGCACAATTTCCGCGCGCTGGGCGACAACCGCATGACGTTCGTCTCGAACCGCGTGTCGAACACCATCAACATCATCGACCAGCAAACCCTGGAAAATGTGGGCACCATCAATGTGCCGGGCGGCCCCGATTGCATGGAAATCACCCCGGACGGCAAGACCATGTGGGTGACCCTGCGCTGGATCAAGAAAGTAGCCGTGATCGATCTGACCACGCGCAAGGTCATCAAGACCATACCGGTGGGCCGCTCGCCCCATGGCGTGTATTTCGCCACCCACTCGCCGCGCATGTGA
- a CDS encoding acyl-CoA-binding protein, which translates to MSLQEQFEQAQLDSKTLSERPDNMTLLKIYALFKQASSGDATGERPGMTDFVNRAKFDAWAALAGTSKEDAQQQYIDLIEDLKD; encoded by the coding sequence ATGAGTTTACAAGAGCAATTCGAACAAGCGCAGCTCGATTCCAAGACCCTGTCCGAGCGTCCGGACAATATGACCTTGTTGAAAATCTACGCCTTGTTCAAGCAAGCGTCGAGCGGCGACGCCACGGGCGAGCGTCCTGGCATGACCGACTTCGTCAACCGCGCCAAGTTCGACGCCTGGGCGGCCCTGGCCGGCACCTCGAAGGAAGATGCGCAACAGCAATACATCGACCTGATCGAAGACTTGAAGGACTGA
- a CDS encoding competence/damage-inducible protein A, giving the protein MAIGLIIIGDEILSGKRTDQHFPKVVQMLKQRGLQLSWAEYVGDEPARLVALLKRSFASGDIVFSFGGIGATPDDHTRQAAADALGLPLVLHPQGKVNIQQRITEMGAEAGVPADLNSPENLHRLKMAEFVDGAELIPNPYNKIAGFAVREHYFVPGFPVMSWPMIEWVLDTHYPHLFNQVPHAEHALLVYETAESLLTPLMVRLEAEFPLIKVFSLPSVGDAQTRRHIELGVKGEPAQATAAFAQMCAALDTLQAEYTTI; this is encoded by the coding sequence ATGGCTATCGGATTGATCATCATCGGCGACGAAATCCTGTCGGGCAAGCGCACGGACCAGCATTTCCCGAAAGTAGTACAAATGCTCAAGCAACGCGGATTGCAGCTGAGCTGGGCGGAATACGTGGGCGACGAGCCGGCCCGCCTGGTTGCCTTGCTCAAGCGCAGCTTTGCCAGCGGCGACATCGTCTTCAGCTTTGGCGGCATCGGCGCCACGCCGGACGACCATACGCGCCAGGCGGCGGCCGATGCGCTGGGCTTGCCATTGGTGCTGCATCCGCAGGGCAAGGTCAATATCCAGCAGCGCATCACGGAAATGGGAGCAGAGGCGGGCGTGCCGGCCGATTTGAACTCGCCGGAAAACCTGCACCGCCTGAAAATGGCGGAATTTGTCGATGGCGCCGAGCTGATTCCGAATCCGTACAACAAGATTGCCGGCTTTGCCGTGCGCGAGCATTACTTCGTGCCGGGCTTTCCCGTCATGTCCTGGCCCATGATCGAATGGGTGCTCGACACGCATTACCCGCACCTGTTCAACCAGGTGCCGCACGCGGAACATGCCTTGCTCGTGTATGAAACGGCCGAATCCCTGCTGACGCCGCTGATGGTGCGCCTGGAAGCGGAGTTTCCGCTGATTAAGGTATTCAGCCTGCCCAGCGTGGGCGATGCGCAGACGCGCCGGCATATCGAACTGGGCGTCAAGGGCGAGCCCGCGCAAGCGACGGCCGCCTTCGCGCAGATGTGCGCCGCGCTCGATACCTTGCAGGCCGAATACACCACCATCTGA
- a CDS encoding sterol desaturase family protein, translating to MIAADILGYVTPVIDTVVDAFGVAQGWLFQTIVNPLVYHLGFGEFTEEAFEGTEWLLIGLCELVLLFLVLRPLEALIPAQKITDPRARWNDFLYTVLHRIGLFSVVVFFTLDPLMDALAGALRFDNIHPLNLESLLPGISPLLSFIIYFVILDFVDYCYHRASHHFGWWWGLHSLHHSQQNMNLWSDDRNHLLDDFLRDVVMALVALGIGVPPGQYVLLVSISRILQSLQHANVRIHFGRIGERLLISPRFHRTHHAIGVGHESKGKGSMGGCNFGVVLPIWDMLLGTANFSSGYARTGVRDQLARIDSNGVGRPGREYGRGFWQQQWLGLRRMVEFARVKRKGRR from the coding sequence ATGATCGCCGCCGATATCCTCGGCTACGTCACGCCCGTGATCGACACGGTGGTCGACGCTTTTGGCGTGGCGCAAGGCTGGCTGTTCCAGACCATCGTCAATCCGCTCGTGTATCACCTGGGCTTTGGCGAATTCACGGAAGAAGCGTTCGAGGGAACGGAATGGCTGCTGATCGGCCTGTGCGAACTGGTGCTGCTGTTTCTCGTGCTGCGTCCGCTCGAAGCCCTGATTCCCGCGCAAAAGATCACCGACCCGCGCGCCCGCTGGAACGATTTTTTGTACACCGTGCTGCACCGCATCGGCCTGTTTTCCGTCGTGGTCTTCTTTACGCTCGATCCGCTGATGGATGCCTTGGCGGGCGCCTTGCGTTTCGACAATATTCATCCCTTGAACCTGGAATCGCTGTTGCCCGGCATCAGTCCCTTGCTCAGTTTTATCATTTATTTTGTGATACTGGACTTCGTCGACTATTGCTACCATCGGGCCTCGCACCATTTCGGCTGGTGGTGGGGCTTGCACAGCCTGCATCACAGCCAGCAAAACATGAACTTGTGGAGCGATGACCGCAACCACTTGCTCGACGATTTTTTACGCGACGTGGTGATGGCCCTGGTGGCGCTCGGTATCGGCGTGCCGCCGGGCCAGTATGTGCTGCTGGTGTCGATTTCGCGCATTCTGCAAAGCTTGCAGCATGCGAATGTGAGGATACACTTCGGCCGCATCGGCGAGCGGCTCTTGATCTCGCCCCGTTTCCACCGCACGCACCATGCGATCGGCGTGGGGCACGAGTCGAAGGGAAAGGGCAGCATGGGTGGTTGCAACTTCGGCGTGGTCTTGCCAATTTGGGATATGCTGCTGGGCACCGCGAATTTCTCGTCGGGCTATGCGCGCACGGGCGTGCGCGACCAGCTGGCCCGCATCGACAGCAATGGCGTGGGCCGCCCCGGACGCGAGTATGGCCGCGGCTTCTGGCAGCAGCAATGGCTGGGCCTGCGCCGCATGGTGGAATTTGCAAGAGTTAAACGAAAAGGACGCCGTTGA